The window CATCTCCGACCTGAACGTGCGCGCGACCCGTGCCGAGATCGTCGGCCTCTCCGTGCAGTCCCGGCCGCAGGCCTCGCACGACGAGCACGCCGCGCTGCTCGCGCCCTGCCGCGACCGCGACGGCGCCAGGGCGGTCCGGCTCCTCACCGAGCACCTGTCCAAGGCGCGGGCCACGGCGCTCGACGCGATCACCCGGTAGGAGCGGCGCCATGCCCGTCCACAACCGCATCGCAGAGTTCCACGCCGAGATGGCGGGCTGGCGCCGCCACCTGCACACCAACCCGGAGCTTTCCTACCGCGAGAGCTCTGCGACGCCTGCAAACGGTATCGTTGCCGATCATCCGGAT of the Verrucomicrobiota bacterium genome contains:
- a CDS encoding FCD domain-containing protein codes for the protein MLLGTISDLNVRATRAEIVGLSVQSRPQASHDEHAALLAPCRDRDGARAVRLLTEHLSKARATALDAITR